A window of Variovorax sp. HW608 genomic DNA:
GTGCGCTCCCGGCCCATCGCGTCCCGCGCGTGTAGGACCCCGGTGAATTGACAGGCGCGCGGCAACGGCGATGCTCAAGAGGGGCCCGCTGCGTATCCTGCACCGGCCCACGAAAGGGAATCCCGATGGACTTGAATTCCACAATCAACCCGCCTGCCGGGCCCATGGCCCGGTCGTCGAAGGCGCTCTGGGTTGTCATCGGCGTGCTGTCGATCGCCGTGGCCGCGCTGGGCGGCGCACTGGTTCACAAGGAGGTCGGCAACACCTCGCAACCCCAGGCGACTTCGCTCACCATCGCAACGCCGGTGCGCGCGCCGGACGACTTCAAGCCGGCGGCGGTGCAGGCGCCGTCCGACCCGCCGCCGACTCAGGCCGCCCTGGCCACCACGCTGCCACCGCCGCCGGTGAGGGCACCGCAAGTCATCCCGCCGAATACCGCGGCGGGCAGTCCCGCACAGGTCGCGCCGGCCGGCGAAGGCGCGGCGCCGCCGGCGCACAAGGTGTGCTCGGTGTGCGGGCACGTCGAATCGGTCAGGACGATCAAGCACCAGAAGCCCACCACCGGCGTCGGCGCGGTCGCGGGCGGTGTGGTCGGCGGCGTGCTCGGCAACCAGATCGGCAGCGGCAACGGCCGAACGCTGGCGACCGTGGCTGGCGCCGTGGGCGGCGGCTTCGCGGGCAACGAGATCGAGAAGCGCACGCACACCGAAACGGTCTACCAGGTCAGCGTGCGCATGGACGACGGCACGCTGCGCACCGTGGAGACCCACAGCGCACCGCCGGTCGGCAAGGCGGTCACGCTGAAGAACAACGTGCTGCGACCGGCGAACGGTCAAAAGTGAGCGCGGCCGCCCACCGGCTGACCTGATCGGCCGTCCATGGGCCGTCGTCGAGCGGCAAGTCGTGGCCCGCCGTGGGGTGCTCGACGATCGGCGCCCGCCATGCGCGCGCGAGGCGCTGCGAGCAGCGCACATCCACCAGTCCGTCGCACCGGCTCGACAGCACCAACAGCGGCACGGCGGGCGCCTCCACCGAGGCGCGATAGCGCATCGCCGCCCACAGCTGCCGCAGCGCATTCGCGCCGCTCACCGGATGGGCCTCGCGCAGCGCGGCCCATGCATCGACGGTGGCGGCCGCGTCCGGGGGATGCCGCGTCGTCAAGCGCAGGATGGTCGCTTCGCGCGCGCGCGGGCTGCGTTCGCACATCACGCCCAGCAGCGCCCCATAGTTTGCAGGCCTGAGGCGCCGATACCAGGGGCTGAAGGGCCGCAGGCTGGTGTTGACGAGCACGCAGCCTGCCAGCTCTGCGGCATGGCGCGACGCCCAGTGGGCCGTGACCATCGCGCCGAGCGACATCGCGACCACATGCACCGGCGTCTCCACGCCAAGCACGCGAAGCTGCCGGCGGCAGTCGTCGACATAGGCCTCGATCCGGGCCGGACTGCGCGCATGGTTCAGGCGGCCGTTGCCGGGCAGGTCGATCGCGATGACGCGATCGCCTTCGGGCAGGCGCTGGCGCAGCAGCGCCGGGAACGCGCCCCAATGGCCGGCTTCGCGCGTGAGGCCGCGCAGCAGCACCCAGGTGCTCACCGGCGGCCTTTCCGGCTCGCGGCGTACCAGCGCTCGAGCGCACGGCGCGTGTGTTCCTCCCGGTCTGCGCCGGTGGGCAGCCAACGCTCGTGGCTGCAGGCGGCGCGCGTGAGGAAGTCCAGCCAGCCCAGGTGGCGGCGCAGCACGCGCTGCTGGCGGTGCTCGATCATCGGATTGAAGATGCCGTGCCGCGAGAAGAGCTGCTTCGGATTCTTCTTCACCCAGATCCACGAGCCCATCTCCAGCGTGAGCGGCAGGAACACGCAGCCGCGCTCGCAGGCGCGCAGGTAGAGGAAATCCCACAGGTCGCCGTGCGCGAGGTACTGGCGGCTCTGCGGCTCCAGCACGTAGCGGTGGTGCAGCAGCGTTTCGTCCACGATCTCGCACAAGGCATGGACCTCGGCCAGATGCGCGATCGGCCGCGAGGCATGCGCGAACGGAAACCAGATGCGGTCCGCGAGCCCGAAGCCCGAATGGCAATCGATCGCGATGCTGAAGGGGCGATTCAGCAACTCGGTCTCGACGAGTTCGCACAACGCCGCGCTTTCGCGCTCCATCGCCGCGCCCGGCGCGCCGCGAAACCAGGGCAAGGCTGCGCTCACGCGCTGGCCGCCGATCAGGAAGGGAACGCGCTCGACCGATTCGATCGGCGCATTGCGCATCAGGTCCACCCCGTTCGGATTCGCGCGCGTGCCCAGCCACAGCCCGCCCGGATTGACCACCGGCATGAACACCAGCCGCACGCCTTCGAGCAGCCGCTGCACGGTGGCGTCCCACTGCAGCCGCATCACGAGGCTGCGCAGGTAGGCGATCGTGACTTCCGCGCCGATGCGCTCCAGGCCGTGCACGCCGCCGAAGAAGCCGATCGCCGGGGCTTCGGGCGCGCTGCTGCCGAGGATGAAGGCTTCCAGTGCGAAGCGTTGCGCGCCGGCCTCGACCTCGCCCAGCACGCGGCGCGTCATGCAGGAGCCCGCCCGTCGGGCGAGCGCCTGGAGCTCCATCAGTTCGGGCAGATCGGGCGACTTCACGCGCGCAGGATAACGAGGCGCGCGGACATCAAACAGTCATACATGCGCGTTAGCGTGGCGTGACCATGATCCGCATTTCCCGCCACGCCATCGCCCTGCTCTCGGGCGCCCTCGAACTCGCCGCGCTGGCGCGCTCGCGCTGGTCCGTGCGCCACGGCGCGCGATAACGCCCGCTCCGGGCTTATTGGGCCACCTCCGCGCAGCAGCGCTGCGGTATTCGCCTTGGGGCGGCCCGGCGGCTCAGGCGGGGACCGAATCGACGTTCGCCCGGTCCCAGTGCCGATGCTTCGCGATCGCCGCGATGAAGTCGTGCGCGATCTGCATCGCGGCCGCGGCGTCGCCGAGGTTGGTGACCGGCGTCGGAGCCACCACCACGCCCGCAGGCATGGGCTTCGTGTCCGGACCGACGCCGAGCGTGGAGAGCAGTTGCGCGCCCTCGCCCACCGCGCAGATCGCCTTGCAGTGCCTGTAGGCCTCCAGCACGAAATGCACCGCGTCGCCGTTGCGTGACATCGCGTCGGCGCCCTGCGCGCCCGCGGGCACGAGCACCGCATCGAACATCACCGAGGGCATGTTGACGTAGGTGGCATCCACGTCGAGCTGCCGCTTCGA
This region includes:
- a CDS encoding glycine zipper 2TM domain-containing protein translates to MDLNSTINPPAGPMARSSKALWVVIGVLSIAVAALGGALVHKEVGNTSQPQATSLTIATPVRAPDDFKPAAVQAPSDPPPTQAALATTLPPPPVRAPQVIPPNTAAGSPAQVAPAGEGAAPPAHKVCSVCGHVESVRTIKHQKPTTGVGAVAGGVVGGVLGNQIGSGNGRTLATVAGAVGGGFAGNEIEKRTHTETVYQVSVRMDDGTLRTVETHSAPPVGKAVTLKNNVLRPANGQK
- a CDS encoding alpha/beta fold hydrolase, which gives rise to MSTWVLLRGLTREAGHWGAFPALLRQRLPEGDRVIAIDLPGNGRLNHARSPARIEAYVDDCRRQLRVLGVETPVHVVAMSLGAMVTAHWASRHAAELAGCVLVNTSLRPFSPWYRRLRPANYGALLGVMCERSPRAREATILRLTTRHPPDAAATVDAWAALREAHPVSGANALRQLWAAMRYRASVEAPAVPLLVLSSRCDGLVDVRCSQRLARAWRAPIVEHPTAGHDLPLDDGPWTADQVSRWAAALTFDRSPVAARCSSA
- a CDS encoding M14 family zinc carboxypeptidase, which gives rise to MKSPDLPELMELQALARRAGSCMTRRVLGEVEAGAQRFALEAFILGSSAPEAPAIGFFGGVHGLERIGAEVTIAYLRSLVMRLQWDATVQRLLEGVRLVFMPVVNPGGLWLGTRANPNGVDLMRNAPIESVERVPFLIGGQRVSAALPWFRGAPGAAMERESAALCELVETELLNRPFSIAIDCHSGFGLADRIWFPFAHASRPIAHLAEVHALCEIVDETLLHHRYVLEPQSRQYLAHGDLWDFLYLRACERGCVFLPLTLEMGSWIWVKKNPKQLFSRHGIFNPMIEHRQQRVLRRHLGWLDFLTRAACSHERWLPTGADREEHTRRALERWYAASRKGRR